In Citrus sinensis cultivar Valencia sweet orange chromosome 2, DVS_A1.0, whole genome shotgun sequence, a single genomic region encodes these proteins:
- the LOC102611046 gene encoding putative fasciclin-like arabinogalactan protein 20 — protein sequence MATTLFFSLIIFSLISIALAVSPGTLSNAVETLSNSGYLSMALTLQITFKTLNLESKTLTIFSPSDFAFSQSGQLSLSQLQYHISPSRLSQDSLKTLAFGSRLPTLLSNHSLIVTASDFNNAHLSINGVLIQESPMFDQEELVVYGIDEFFNSSFGVMISPPPHSAPAPSPVPSPIEPIGFDVDVFGEASDLLNSRGYTLMATFLDMQLARFTNQTRLTIFAPVDAAMEPYVKNITDCVSIFKQHVVLRLLRWQDLIRLDGGTTLPTSSEGFKITVAYSGDVILLNGVPVVFPDMYSSNWLVVHGLDSLLAVSPLDEKIIGDSFSELNGDDYQSQADYGR from the coding sequence ATGGCTACTAccctcttcttctctctcatCATCTTCTCTCTCATCTCCATTGCTCTTGCAGTCTCTCCTGGAACCCTATCAAATGCTGTGGAAACACTCTCAAACTCAGGCTACTTATCGATGGCACTGACCCTTCAAATCACTTTCAAGACACTCAATCTTGAATCAAAAACACTCACCATTTTCTCCCCATCAGATTTTGCCTTTTCTCAATCAGGCCAGCTCTCTCTTTCTCAGCTTCAATATCACATATCACCTTCAAGACTCTCCCAAGATAGCCTCAAGACTCTTGCTTTTGGCTCAAGATTACCGACATTGTTGTCCAATCACTCACTGATCGTTACTGCTTCAGATTTTAACAATGCCCATTTGTCCATTAATGGGGTTTTGATTCAAGAATCACCCATGTTTGATCAAGAAGAACTGGTTGTGTATGGTATAGATGAGTTCTTTAATTCTTCATTTGGGGTCATGATTAGCCCCCCTCCTCACTCAGCTCCTGCACCGAGTCCTGTTCCTTCTCCAATTGAACCGATTGGCTTTGATGTTGATGTTTTTGGTGAGGCATCAGATTTGTTAAATTCAAGAGGCTATACCTTAATGGCCACCTTTCTTGATATGCAATTAGCGAGGTTTACAAATCAGACAAGATTGACTATCTTTGCACCAGTTGATGCAGCAATGGAGCCATATGTGAAGAACATTACTGATTGTGTTTCGATTTTTAAGCAACATGTGGTTCTCAGGTTGCTTCGTTGGCAGGATCTGATTAGGCTCGATGGAGGGACAACGTTGCCAACTTCTTCAGAAGGATTTAAGATTACTGTGGCTTACTCTGGTGATGTGATTTTGCTTAATGGTGTCCCAGTTGTCTTTCCAGATATGTATAGCAGCAATTGGCTTGTTGTGCATGGCCTCGACAGTTTGCTCGCGGTGTCTCCATTAGACGAAAAGATAATTGGAGACTCTTTCTCAGAACTTAATGGGGATGATTATCAGAGTCAAGCTGATTATGGAAGATGA